From the genome of Leptolyngbya iicbica LK, one region includes:
- a CDS encoding aldo/keto reductase produces MMQYRRFGRTELQMPVFSCGGMRYQHAWKDVPESQIPRKNQENLETTIRRSLTVGINHIETARGYGTSEVQLGKVLPKLPREQLIVQTKVSPKPDAKEFRMTLKQSLQNLRLDYIDLLGIHGINTPETLEWAIRPGGCLDEARQLQKQGRIRHIGFSTHGPTHVIVDAINTGQFDYVNLHWYYINQDNWPAIAAATQQDMGVFIISPTDKGGHLYNPPQKLVDLCAPLSPIVFNDLFCLSHPQVHTLSLGAAQPSDFDEHLKVLPLLAEADTVLPPILQRLEQAAIDALGADWLRTWKLGLPSPDQTPGNINIPIILWLRNLLEAFDMQEYAEARYNLLGNGGHWFPGNPADKLDEIDLRAAIAQSPHADKIPAFLAETHQRLQGKAVQRLSSS; encoded by the coding sequence ATGATGCAATACCGACGCTTTGGCCGCACGGAACTCCAGATGCCGGTATTTTCTTGTGGGGGTATGCGCTATCAGCACGCCTGGAAAGATGTGCCTGAGTCACAAATTCCCCGCAAGAATCAAGAAAACTTAGAAACCACCATCCGGCGATCGCTCACCGTCGGCATCAACCATATTGAAACGGCCCGTGGCTACGGCACTTCGGAAGTGCAGTTGGGCAAAGTGCTGCCCAAGCTGCCCCGCGAGCAACTCATCGTACAAACCAAGGTGTCGCCCAAGCCCGATGCCAAAGAGTTCCGCATGACGCTGAAACAGTCCTTGCAGAATTTGCGGCTCGACTACATTGATCTGCTGGGTATTCACGGCATCAATACCCCGGAGACTTTGGAATGGGCCATTCGTCCCGGCGGCTGCTTAGATGAAGCCCGTCAGCTGCAAAAACAGGGCCGCATTCGTCACATTGGCTTTTCCACCCATGGCCCCACTCACGTGATTGTCGATGCCATTAACACCGGCCAATTCGACTATGTGAACCTGCACTGGTACTACATCAATCAAGACAACTGGCCCGCGATCGCGGCCGCCACCCAGCAAGACATGGGCGTTTTCATCATCAGTCCCACCGACAAAGGCGGTCACCTGTACAATCCGCCTCAGAAACTGGTGGATTTGTGCGCGCCGCTGAGTCCCATCGTGTTCAACGATCTGTTTTGTCTGAGCCATCCCCAAGTCCACACCCTGAGTCTGGGGGCGGCACAGCCCAGCGATTTTGACGAGCACCTGAAAGTGTTGCCCCTGTTAGCGGAAGCGGACACGGTGCTGCCCCCCATTTTGCAGCGGTTAGAACAGGCGGCGATTGATGCCCTCGGGGCCGACTGGCTACGCACCTGGAAATTGGGCTTGCCCAGCCCCGATCAAACTCCCGGCAACATCAACATTCCGATCATTCTCTGGCTGCGTAACCTGCTCGAAGCCTTCGACATGCAGGAATATGCCGAAGCCCGGTACAACCTGCTGGGCAATGGCGGGCACTGGTTTCCGGGCAACCCAGCCGACAAACTGGATGAAATCGACTTGCGGGCAGCGATCGCCCAAAGTCCCCATGCGGACAAAATTCCCGCCTTTCTCGCCGAGACCCATCAACGGCTCCAGGGCAAAGCCGTCCAGCGACTCTCTAGCTCCTAA